A stretch of the Halorussus vallis genome encodes the following:
- a CDS encoding DUF7519 family protein: protein MTTNGFDADGTSRTENEGEFERGATRFSATLAATVAVAAALALGVAAGDALGVVATLAGAVAVALGVRALTIETNDRRAAGSVGVVLGTVAFAAAALFGRYLAFVVGLAATAAIVNAVVDFDDDLAWPVARATWRSATVLGVASVLAVCLHADVFVGTARVTADGLVAVATAHDLARLIALQVEVLAVAELLYWAVPVLDRWLPADRDVRASILGYVDFRLEDVPRTYWAFLGGQLLFALTGGGPRWFAGLLASMSAFGDAVALLLRSGVLHLPLAAVAGFLLVVLVGRAIQLTFVSWAGTNPPRSLAFAAGGLVTVAATALLAASPLGDAFVAAAAETVWKEEIALFGVVGTLLGSVALTLLAAAALREFGFAFVEPFVTTDTAGGFALSAGLLLAGSIAAAELGAAPLAVFAGVAGALVVHDLGSNASELGTQVGRFAETRTGEVAHAVGGLLVAGVGVALAAASAYVLGPITTSVPAWRARLALALVLLAVLSFVALIRET from the coding sequence ATGACGACGAACGGATTCGACGCCGACGGCACGAGCAGAACCGAGAACGAAGGCGAGTTCGAGCGGGGCGCGACGCGGTTCAGCGCGACGCTCGCGGCGACCGTCGCGGTGGCGGCCGCGCTCGCGCTGGGCGTCGCCGCCGGCGACGCCCTCGGCGTCGTCGCCACCCTCGCCGGCGCGGTCGCGGTGGCGCTCGGCGTCCGGGCGCTGACGATCGAGACGAACGACCGCCGGGCGGCCGGCAGCGTCGGCGTCGTCCTCGGCACCGTCGCGTTCGCGGCCGCCGCGCTGTTCGGACGCTACCTCGCGTTCGTCGTGGGACTGGCGGCGACCGCCGCCATCGTCAACGCCGTGGTCGACTTCGACGACGACCTGGCGTGGCCGGTCGCCAGGGCGACCTGGCGCTCGGCGACCGTGCTCGGGGTCGCGTCCGTCCTCGCGGTCTGTCTCCACGCCGACGTGTTCGTCGGCACCGCCCGCGTGACGGCGGACGGACTGGTCGCCGTCGCCACCGCCCACGACCTCGCGCGCCTCATCGCGCTCCAGGTCGAGGTGCTCGCGGTCGCCGAACTCCTCTACTGGGCGGTGCCGGTGCTCGACCGCTGGCTCCCCGCCGACCGCGACGTGCGGGCGTCGATACTCGGCTACGTCGACTTCCGACTCGAAGACGTGCCCCGCACGTACTGGGCGTTCCTCGGCGGGCAACTGCTGTTCGCGCTCACGGGCGGGGGACCGCGGTGGTTCGCGGGCCTGCTCGCGTCGATGTCTGCCTTCGGCGACGCCGTGGCGCTGTTGTTGCGCTCGGGCGTCCTCCACCTGCCGCTGGCGGCGGTCGCGGGCTTCCTGTTGGTCGTCCTGGTCGGTCGCGCAATCCAGTTGACGTTCGTGAGCTGGGCCGGGACGAATCCCCCGCGGTCGCTCGCGTTCGCGGCGGGCGGCCTGGTGACGGTCGCCGCGACCGCGCTGCTGGCGGCGTCGCCGCTCGGCGACGCCTTCGTCGCCGCGGCCGCCGAGACGGTCTGGAAGGAAGAGATCGCGCTGTTCGGCGTCGTGGGGACGCTGCTGGGCTCGGTGGCGCTGACGCTGCTGGCGGCGGCCGCGCTCCGGGAGTTCGGCTTCGCGTTCGTCGAACCGTTCGTCACGACCGACACCGCGGGCGGGTTCGCGCTCTCGGCCGGCCTCCTGCTCGCCGGGTCGATCGCCGCCGCCGAACTGGGGGCCGCGCCGCTCGCTGTGTTCGCCGGTGTCGCCGGGGCGCTGGTCGTCCACGACCTCGGGTCGAACGCGTCCGAACTGGGGACCCAGGTCGGCCGGTTCGCCGAAACCCGAACCGGCGAGGTCGCCCACGCCGTCGGCGGTCTACTGGTCGCGGGCGTCGGCGTGGCGCTCGCGGCCGCCAGCGCCTACGTCCTCGGACCGATAACCACGTCGGTGCCGGCGTGGCGGGCGCGACTGGCGCTGGCGCTGGTGCTGCTGGCGGTGTTGTCGTTCGTGGCGTTGATTCGGGAGACGTAG
- a CDS encoding DUF58 domain-containing protein gives MNEQTTAALLGGLLVAALYLVVFRETASSRGAADRRRRTDDSLSDVLDAGPRWDAGLTVALLCGAAGILLENAAVFLAAVVGFCYAAYRYGARPPDLDVSVERAVADRSPAPSDEFEVAVTVTNEGDRSLADLRVVDGVPERLAVASGSPRHCTGLRPGESETYTYTLRARRGTHEFGETTLIARNVSGSVERREAVSLDATVTCETHADEVPLPARTSAYPGHVTTDSGGEGVEFYATRGYQPGDPLSRVDWKRYARTRELTTVEFRETRAATVVVVVDVRAPSHVARREGEPDAVELGGYAAERLADALLGRNNRVGLSIFGPPEEYLAPAGGDEQAARIRAALEAAPGAPEGATNLFSDRRRNRATESRFDTLRKRLPDAAQVLFLSPMLDEMAVELVRRFAAYGHPVTVVSPDVTGTGTPGGTVEGIERADRLAEVRGGGVEVIDWSPDEPIRAAVDAAAAARRSR, from the coding sequence ATGAACGAACAGACGACCGCCGCCCTCCTCGGCGGCCTGCTCGTCGCGGCGCTCTACCTCGTCGTCTTCCGCGAAACCGCGTCGAGCAGGGGTGCGGCCGACCGCCGCCGCCGGACCGACGACTCGCTCTCGGACGTCCTCGACGCGGGACCGCGCTGGGACGCCGGCCTCACCGTCGCGCTGCTCTGTGGCGCCGCGGGCATCCTGCTGGAGAACGCCGCGGTGTTCCTCGCGGCGGTCGTCGGGTTCTGCTACGCCGCCTACCGTTACGGGGCGCGACCGCCGGACCTCGACGTGTCGGTCGAGCGCGCCGTCGCCGACCGCTCGCCCGCGCCGAGCGACGAGTTCGAGGTGGCGGTGACCGTGACCAACGAGGGCGACCGGTCGCTCGCCGACCTCCGGGTGGTCGACGGCGTCCCCGAGCGTCTCGCGGTCGCCTCGGGGTCGCCCCGCCACTGTACGGGACTCCGACCCGGCGAGAGCGAGACGTACACCTACACCCTGCGGGCGCGCCGGGGAACCCACGAGTTCGGCGAGACGACGCTGATAGCGCGCAACGTCAGCGGGTCGGTCGAGCGCCGCGAGGCGGTTTCCCTCGACGCGACCGTGACCTGCGAGACGCACGCCGACGAGGTCCCCCTGCCCGCCCGGACCTCAGCGTACCCGGGCCACGTCACGACCGACTCGGGCGGCGAGGGCGTGGAGTTCTACGCCACTCGGGGGTACCAGCCAGGCGACCCGCTCTCGCGGGTCGACTGGAAGCGCTACGCCCGGACCCGCGAACTCACGACCGTCGAATTCCGCGAAACTCGGGCCGCGACGGTGGTCGTCGTCGTGGACGTGCGCGCGCCCTCCCACGTCGCCCGGCGCGAGGGTGAACCCGACGCGGTGGAACTCGGCGGATACGCCGCCGAGCGCCTCGCCGACGCGCTGCTGGGGCGGAACAACCGGGTCGGCCTCTCGATATTCGGCCCGCCCGAGGAGTACCTCGCACCCGCCGGCGGCGACGAACAGGCCGCCCGCATCAGGGCCGCGCTCGAAGCGGCCCCCGGCGCGCCCGAGGGCGCGACGAACCTGTTCAGCGACCGCCGGCGCAACCGCGCGACCGAGTCGCGCTTCGACACGCTCCGCAAGCGCCTGCCCGACGCGGCCCAGGTGCTGTTCCTCTCGCCGATGCTCGACGAGATGGCGGTCGAACTCGTCCGGCGGTTCGCGGCCTACGGCCACCCGGTCACGGTCGTGAGCCCGGACGTCACCGGCACGGGAACGCCCGGCGGCACCGTCGAGGGAATCGAGCGCGCCGACCGCCTCGCCGAGGTCCGGGGCGGCGGCGTCGAGGTGATAGACTGGTCGCCCGACGAACCCATCCGGGCGGCCGTCGACGCGGCCGCGGCGGCAAGGAGGTCACGATGA
- a CDS encoding DUF7269 family protein, whose product MIRVLLETVRGLLTDRNLALVGSTALVLALGVALSPTVAAVLRPAAGFAGPGTVLLFGGLAGLLGLWSLKRTVGEGSEDAGLWTPATTPERAHYDEQRTTGTAVDAVLDGEDDEQGVRQRAWKRIRRTAVTVLADAENCSRQVARGRIDDGSWTDDPRAAAFLARSPSLLPLRTRVRDWASGEAYERRARRAVAEIEVLTSTDPTPATAGASERGDSPRSLADAAGLDGADESDPTIAKGETSGQRAREDRRAGVETDADAETDVGAAADADAAADTDSEGDAEAERAKTVPAEADGSPTAVPHYTADELEGHR is encoded by the coding sequence ATGATTCGCGTCCTCCTCGAGACGGTCCGCGGCCTGCTGACCGACCGGAATCTCGCGCTCGTCGGATCGACCGCGCTCGTCCTCGCGCTGGGCGTCGCGCTCTCGCCGACCGTCGCGGCCGTCCTCCGACCGGCGGCCGGTTTCGCGGGACCGGGGACGGTCCTGCTGTTCGGCGGCCTCGCGGGACTACTCGGCCTCTGGTCGCTCAAGCGGACCGTGGGCGAGGGCTCCGAGGACGCGGGACTGTGGACGCCCGCGACGACCCCCGAGCGCGCCCACTACGACGAACAGCGGACGACGGGCACCGCGGTGGACGCGGTCCTCGACGGCGAGGACGACGAGCAGGGCGTGCGCCAGCGCGCCTGGAAACGGATTCGTCGAACCGCGGTGACGGTCCTGGCCGACGCCGAGAACTGCAGCCGTCAGGTCGCCCGCGGGAGAATCGACGACGGGTCGTGGACCGACGACCCCCGGGCGGCCGCGTTCCTCGCGAGGAGTCCGTCGCTCCTCCCGCTTCGAACCCGGGTCCGCGACTGGGCCAGCGGCGAGGCCTACGAGCGCCGGGCGCGGCGCGCGGTCGCCGAAATCGAGGTGCTGACGTCGACCGACCCGACCCCCGCGACGGCGGGCGCGAGCGAGCGCGGCGACTCGCCGCGCTCGCTCGCCGACGCGGCCGGCCTGGACGGCGCCGACGAGTCCGACCCGACGATTGCGAAGGGCGAGACGTCCGGACAGCGAGCGCGCGAGGACCGCCGCGCCGGCGTCGAAACCGACGCTGACGCCGAAACCGACGTCGGTGCAGCGGCCGACGCCGACGCGGCGGCCGATACCGACTCGGAGGGAGATGCCGAGGCAGAGCGCGCGAAAACCGTCCCCGCCGAAGCGGACGGCAGTCCGACCGCCGTCCCGCACTACACGGCCGACGAACTGGAGGGCCACCGATGA
- a CDS encoding DUF4129 domain-containing protein: MGHNRRHAALAALCVLAVLLAASLLPASGFGTYPAGFWSDRGAGAPGGTAGSGAGFDGPDRPVPTSTRTTQETTDGTTTETTTARETETTTATTAASDGDDGGGDASGAAFAVLGLFAAVVIAGLGFGTGMLSVAAAAGALPFTITVRGTPIGKLVGGLPERTMTLVVGFSSAAPQLLDDAGTLLREVGGGLSMVVGGLGTALGRTARFGFGGLGAAFVAVPRALSGLGSGPGLLSGVTNNLSVPSFGGKSNSRRSSGGGGSSADADPTEPAPPSVEEAWETLADRVPGRRRRSRTPGEIARAAVERGYPDDAVRQLTRAFEEVRYGGKPRDDRTSVARSALDRLRRYWEGDE, from the coding sequence GTGGGACACAATCGCCGCCACGCCGCCCTCGCCGCCCTCTGCGTCCTCGCAGTACTGCTGGCCGCGTCGCTGCTCCCCGCGAGCGGCTTCGGAACCTACCCCGCCGGGTTCTGGAGCGACCGGGGAGCCGGCGCGCCCGGCGGTACCGCCGGTTCGGGAGCCGGGTTCGACGGCCCCGACCGACCGGTCCCGACTTCGACACGGACGACGCAGGAGACGACGGACGGCACGACGACGGAGACGACGACCGCCCGGGAAACCGAAACGACCACCGCGACGACCGCCGCGAGCGACGGAGACGATGGCGGCGGAGACGCGTCGGGCGCCGCGTTCGCGGTCCTCGGACTGTTCGCCGCCGTCGTCATCGCCGGCCTCGGCTTCGGCACGGGGATGCTCTCGGTCGCGGCGGCGGCCGGCGCGCTCCCGTTCACCATCACGGTCCGGGGGACGCCCATCGGGAAACTGGTCGGCGGCCTCCCCGAGCGCACGATGACGCTCGTCGTCGGCTTCTCGTCGGCCGCGCCGCAGTTGCTCGACGACGCCGGCACCCTCCTCCGCGAGGTCGGCGGCGGCCTCTCGATGGTCGTCGGCGGCCTGGGCACCGCGCTCGGTCGGACCGCCCGCTTCGGCTTCGGCGGTCTCGGCGCGGCGTTCGTCGCCGTGCCGCGCGCGCTCTCGGGACTCGGGTCCGGACCGGGCCTGCTCTCGGGGGTCACGAACAACCTGAGCGTGCCGAGTTTCGGCGGGAAGTCGAACTCCCGCCGGAGTTCGGGCGGCGGCGGGTCGAGCGCCGACGCCGACCCGACCGAACCCGCCCCGCCCTCCGTCGAGGAGGCCTGGGAGACGCTGGCCGACCGCGTCCCCGGCCGTCGCCGCCGGTCGCGCACCCCGGGCGAAATCGCCCGCGCGGCCGTCGAGCGGGGCTATCCCGACGACGCGGTCCGACAGTTGACCCGGGCGTTCGAGGAGGTCCGCTACGGCGGGAAACCCCGCGACGACCGCACATCGGTCGCGCGGTCGGCGCTCGACCGCCTCCGGCGCTACTGGGAGGGCGACGAATGA
- a CDS encoding M48 family metalloprotease: MIRDTDLTARIAATLAVVLALDALLVGVVASLLRPWLAPLAPGALAPTASGTPGIGWFALVGAVTLALAWAQLRYTRRETLAETDARPADAAEYSDLHARLSRLAQAADLAKPDLAVVETDRANCFTVGGVRDATVVVSTGLLDALDGEELDAVLAHELAHVKNRDATVLTLATFLPALASDDYSVLSLGSARPLLVGLAAVVGYGVSTALAGVAPFSPASFVAFGGFVAFTVLFGGVAVGALATPVVYLSARLSRDREFVADRAGALLAGSPAAMAGALETLDAGAPPTPAADARVGGVRELCFLPHGLAGGEAEAEDAAPPGATVPLAVETHPPTEERIARLRELEADDRARRDRAAA, encoded by the coding sequence ATGATACGAGATACAGACCTCACCGCTCGCATCGCCGCGACGCTCGCGGTCGTGCTCGCGCTCGACGCCCTGCTCGTCGGCGTCGTCGCGTCACTGCTCCGACCGTGGCTCGCGCCGCTCGCGCCCGGCGCGCTCGCACCGACCGCGTCCGGCACGCCCGGAATCGGCTGGTTCGCCCTCGTCGGCGCGGTCACGCTCGCCCTCGCGTGGGCGCAACTGCGCTACACCCGCCGCGAGACGCTGGCCGAGACCGACGCCCGGCCCGCCGACGCCGCCGAGTACTCCGACCTCCACGCCCGCCTCTCACGCCTCGCCCAGGCGGCCGACCTCGCGAAACCCGACCTCGCGGTGGTCGAGACCGACCGCGCCAACTGCTTCACCGTCGGCGGCGTCCGGGACGCGACGGTGGTCGTCTCGACGGGCCTGCTCGACGCGCTGGACGGCGAGGAACTCGACGCGGTCCTCGCCCATGAACTCGCGCACGTCAAGAACCGCGACGCCACGGTACTGACCCTCGCGACCTTCCTCCCGGCGCTGGCCAGCGACGACTACTCGGTGCTCTCGCTCGGGAGCGCCCGGCCGCTCCTCGTCGGCCTCGCGGCCGTCGTCGGCTACGGCGTCAGCACCGCGCTCGCGGGCGTCGCGCCGTTCAGCCCCGCGTCGTTCGTCGCGTTCGGCGGATTCGTGGCGTTCACTGTCCTGTTCGGCGGGGTCGCCGTCGGCGCGCTGGCGACCCCGGTCGTCTACCTGAGCGCCCGTCTCTCGCGCGACCGGGAGTTCGTCGCCGACCGCGCGGGCGCGCTGTTGGCGGGGTCGCCCGCGGCGATGGCCGGCGCGCTCGAAACGCTCGACGCCGGGGCGCCCCCGACGCCGGCCGCCGACGCGCGCGTCGGCGGCGTCCGCGAACTCTGCTTCCTCCCACACGGACTGGCCGGCGGCGAGGCCGAAGCCGAGGACGCGGCGCCGCCGGGCGCGACCGTCCCGCTGGCCGTCGAAACTCACCCGCCGACAGAGGAGCGCATCGCCCGCCTGCGGGAACTCGAAGCCGACGACCGCGCCCGCCGCGACCGCGCCGCCGCCTGA
- a CDS encoding PAS domain-containing protein encodes MDAGRISPDDVLAACGGTPTAHEPVTASEVAAELDCSRRTAYNKLAELADRDEVRSKKVGARSRVWWLPADRASPEDRTPVADALADEVALDGAFADEAAREQFETELAEVFGRISDAFYALDDEWRFTHVNERAEELIDYRGEGLVGENLWETFEWATDSKLGEEYREAMETGEPTAFEFYYPEPLDAWYEVHAYPSESGLSVYFQDVTERRDRERELVESERRYRTLVEHFPNGAVALVDEDLRYRTVGGNPLGSTTDEPEGRRLTDALPSELADELAPRYEAAFEGESSTFEIEYEGSSYRIWVLPVRDEDGDIFAAFGMSQDVTEQKERERYLDDAKSQLEAATEAGAVGTWEWNIPDDRFVTGASFAKTFGVDPEAAREGVELDRIVSAIHEADRERVEREIEAAIETCGEYEEEYRVWNADGELRWVVARGHVESDEAGDPVNFPGALADITERKRAEQELQEHRRQLETLFEVLPVGVVVTDADGTVIEANEAAKDVWDVDTFDATGVADYERYRGWWADTGEAVAPDEWTLARVLRGEEVTDPDVFEIETADGERRVIMVHGMPIYGESGEVTRGVATLTDITERREYQRQLEASERRYRTLAEHFPNGAVGVYDPDLRFTLTRGAVLGEKLPGRDRLEDSRLREVFPEGPVDDIEPLFRAAVEDGETASIDTAFAGRHWRVWATPLRDADGDVFAGLSFTQDVTRHVERERKLERTVEKLEESNERLESFASMLAHELRNPVAIGQIYGRQLPAEVAPDAVEYVTESFDRIEDMIDVMLVLTRGRDVVSERAPVVLADAAREAWADVEAPDATVSIAVDRTIRADGTYVRHLFRNLLENAVEHGGPGVDVTVGDLPDGFYVADDGPGIPADERETVFEAGYTTAAGNGGTGLGLAFIEKLAGVYGWDCRVTESESGGARFEFTNVDCDVTGERSGRADE; translated from the coding sequence ATGGACGCTGGCCGAATCTCGCCCGACGACGTGCTCGCCGCCTGCGGCGGGACGCCGACGGCCCACGAACCCGTGACGGCGAGCGAAGTCGCGGCGGAGCTCGACTGCAGTCGGCGAACCGCCTATAACAAGCTCGCCGAACTGGCCGACCGGGACGAGGTTCGGTCCAAGAAGGTCGGCGCGCGGAGTCGCGTGTGGTGGCTCCCCGCCGACCGCGCGTCTCCCGAGGACCGAACTCCAGTCGCCGACGCGTTAGCGGACGAGGTGGCGCTCGACGGCGCGTTCGCCGACGAGGCGGCGCGCGAGCAGTTCGAAACCGAACTGGCGGAGGTGTTCGGACGTATCTCGGACGCGTTCTACGCGCTCGACGACGAGTGGCGGTTCACGCACGTCAACGAGCGCGCCGAGGAACTCATCGACTACCGCGGTGAGGGCCTCGTCGGCGAGAACCTCTGGGAGACCTTCGAGTGGGCGACCGACTCGAAACTGGGCGAGGAGTACCGCGAAGCGATGGAAACCGGCGAGCCGACCGCCTTCGAGTTCTACTACCCCGAACCGCTCGACGCGTGGTACGAGGTCCACGCCTACCCCTCCGAGTCGGGGCTGTCGGTCTACTTCCAGGACGTGACCGAGCGCCGCGACCGCGAGCGCGAACTCGTCGAATCGGAGCGCCGGTACCGGACGCTGGTCGAACACTTCCCGAACGGCGCCGTCGCGCTGGTCGACGAGGACCTCCGGTACCGGACCGTCGGCGGTAATCCCCTCGGGAGCACCACCGATGAACCGGAGGGGCGTCGGCTCACGGACGCCCTGCCGTCGGAACTGGCGGACGAACTCGCCCCGCGCTACGAGGCCGCGTTCGAAGGCGAATCGAGCACGTTCGAAATCGAGTACGAGGGGTCGTCCTACCGAATCTGGGTTCTGCCGGTCCGGGACGAGGACGGCGACATCTTCGCCGCGTTCGGCATGTCCCAGGACGTCACCGAGCAGAAGGAGCGCGAGCGGTACCTCGACGACGCCAAGTCTCAACTCGAGGCGGCGACCGAGGCCGGCGCCGTCGGAACCTGGGAGTGGAACATCCCCGACGACCGGTTCGTCACCGGCGCGTCGTTCGCCAAGACGTTCGGCGTCGACCCCGAGGCGGCCCGGGAGGGCGTGGAACTCGACCGAATCGTCTCGGCCATCCACGAGGCCGACCGCGAGCGAGTCGAACGCGAGATAGAGGCGGCAATCGAAACCTGCGGCGAGTACGAGGAGGAGTACCGCGTCTGGAACGCCGACGGCGAACTGCGGTGGGTCGTCGCCCGCGGCCACGTCGAGAGCGACGAGGCGGGCGACCCCGTCAACTTCCCCGGCGCGCTCGCCGACATCACGGAGCGAAAGCGGGCCGAGCAGGAGCTTCAGGAACACCGGAGACAGCTCGAAACGCTGTTCGAGGTGCTCCCGGTCGGCGTGGTGGTCACGGACGCCGACGGCACCGTCATCGAGGCGAACGAGGCCGCCAAGGACGTCTGGGACGTCGACACGTTCGACGCGACGGGCGTCGCCGACTACGAGCGGTACCGCGGGTGGTGGGCCGACACCGGCGAGGCCGTCGCCCCCGACGAGTGGACGCTGGCCCGCGTTCTCCGGGGCGAGGAGGTGACCGACCCCGACGTCTTCGAGATCGAAACCGCCGACGGCGAGCGCAGGGTAATCATGGTCCACGGGATGCCGATTTACGGCGAGTCCGGTGAGGTCACCCGCGGCGTCGCCACGCTGACCGACATCACCGAGCGCCGGGAGTACCAGCGCCAACTGGAGGCGTCCGAACGGCGCTACCGGACGCTGGCAGAGCACTTCCCGAACGGTGCGGTCGGCGTCTACGACCCCGACCTCCGGTTCACGCTGACCCGGGGCGCGGTCCTGGGCGAGAAACTCCCCGGTCGGGACCGACTCGAAGACAGTCGGCTCCGCGAGGTGTTCCCCGAGGGACCGGTCGACGACATCGAACCGCTGTTCCGGGCGGCGGTCGAGGACGGCGAGACGGCGAGCATCGACACGGCGTTCGCCGGCCGGCACTGGCGCGTCTGGGCGACGCCGCTGCGCGACGCCGACGGCGACGTCTTCGCCGGACTGAGTTTCACCCAGGACGTCACCCGACACGTCGAGCGCGAGCGCAAACTCGAACGCACGGTCGAGAAACTCGAAGAGTCCAACGAGCGCCTCGAATCGTTCGCGAGCATGCTCGCCCACGAACTCCGCAACCCCGTCGCCATCGGCCAGATATACGGGCGCCAACTCCCGGCCGAGGTGGCCCCCGACGCGGTCGAGTACGTCACCGAGTCGTTCGACCGCATCGAGGACATGATCGACGTGATGCTGGTGTTGACCCGCGGCCGCGACGTGGTCAGCGAGCGAGCGCCGGTCGTCCTCGCCGACGCGGCCCGCGAAGCCTGGGCCGACGTCGAAGCCCCGGATGCGACCGTCTCCATCGCGGTCGACCGGACGATTCGGGCCGACGGGACGTACGTCCGCCACCTGTTCCGAAACCTGCTGGAGAACGCGGTGGAACACGGCGGCCCCGGGGTCGACGTCACGGTCGGCGACCTGCCTGACGGCTTCTACGTCGCCGACGACGGTCCCGGCATCCCTGCGGACGAGCGCGAAACCGTCTTCGAGGCGGGCTACACGACCGCGGCGGGGAACGGCGGCACCGGCCTGGGACTCGCGTTCATCGAGAAGTTGGCCGGGGTGTACGGGTGGGACTGTCGGGTGACCGAGAGCGAGTCGGGCGGCGCGCGCTTCGAGTTCACGAACGTCGACTGCGACGTCACCGGCGAGCGGTCTGGTCGCGCCGACGAGTAG
- a CDS encoding M24 family metallopeptidase has product MSQAVFDQSEYDRRIARTKERMREEELDALVVTDPSNMNYLTGYDGWSFYVHQGVVVTPDRDEPVWVGREMDANGARATTTLAEESIRAYSDDHVHSPYDLHPMDFVAGVIEDLGVDDGRIGLEMDAYYFTAKSYTRLQENLPEASFEDHTLLVNWVRVKKSDRELEYMEQAARISENAMEAGLDAIGEGVPEYEAAEAIYSALIDGTDDYGGDYPSIVPLMPSGDHTGTPHLTWTDRPFEDGDPVIIELSGCRHRYHSPLARTTFVGDPPEEIRETADIVVEGIEAALDAAEPGVTAESVEKAWRDTIAKYDVEKEDRIGYSMGLGYPPDWGEHTASIRPGDETVLEENMTFHMIPGLWFDDFGVELSETFRVTSTGAETLANFPRELFTA; this is encoded by the coding sequence ATGTCACAAGCTGTCTTCGACCAGAGCGAGTACGACCGCCGCATAGCCCGAACGAAAGAGCGGATGCGCGAGGAGGAACTCGACGCCCTCGTCGTCACCGACCCGTCGAACATGAACTACCTCACCGGGTACGACGGGTGGTCGTTCTACGTCCACCAGGGCGTCGTCGTCACGCCGGACCGCGACGAACCGGTGTGGGTCGGCCGCGAGATGGACGCCAACGGCGCGCGAGCCACCACGACGCTCGCCGAGGAAAGCATCCGCGCCTACAGCGACGACCACGTCCACTCGCCGTACGACCTCCACCCGATGGACTTCGTCGCGGGCGTCATCGAGGACCTCGGCGTCGACGACGGCCGAATCGGCCTGGAGATGGACGCCTACTACTTCACCGCCAAGTCCTACACCCGACTGCAGGAGAACCTCCCCGAGGCGTCCTTCGAGGACCACACCCTGCTGGTCAACTGGGTCCGGGTCAAGAAGTCCGACCGGGAGTTGGAGTACATGGAGCAGGCCGCCCGCATCTCCGAGAACGCGATGGAGGCGGGCCTGGATGCTATCGGCGAGGGCGTCCCCGAGTACGAGGCCGCCGAGGCCATCTACTCGGCGCTCATCGACGGCACCGATGACTACGGTGGCGACTACCCCTCCATCGTCCCGCTGATGCCCTCTGGCGACCACACCGGCACGCCCCACCTCACCTGGACCGACCGACCGTTCGAGGACGGCGACCCGGTCATCATCGAACTGTCGGGCTGTCGGCACCGCTACCACTCGCCGCTCGCCCGGACGACGTTCGTCGGCGACCCGCCCGAGGAGATTCGGGAGACCGCCGACATCGTGGTCGAGGGCATCGAGGCGGCGCTCGACGCCGCGGAACCGGGCGTCACCGCCGAGTCGGTCGAGAAGGCCTGGCGCGACACCATCGCGAAGTACGACGTCGAGAAGGAGGACCGCATCGGCTACTCGATGGGACTGGGCTACCCGCCGGACTGGGGCGAGCACACCGCCAGCATCCGACCCGGCGACGAGACCGTCCTGGAGGAGAACATGACCTTCCACATGATTCCGGGCCTCTGGTTCGACGACTTCGGCGTCGAGTTGAGCGAGACGTTCCGGGTGACCTCGACCGGAGCCGAAACCCTGGCAAACTTCCCGCGCGAACTCTTTACCGCGTAA